The Punica granatum isolate Tunisia-2019 chromosome 4, ASM765513v2, whole genome shotgun sequence genome has a window encoding:
- the LOC116202888 gene encoding agamous-like MADS-box protein AGL104 isoform X1: MGRAFYPKKEKMGRAKLPVKRIENTTNRQVTFSKRRNGLIKKAYELSVLCDIDIALIMFSPSGRLSHFSSKIRIEDTFSRYVNPDDRERNSDFQNKESLLRILHESRTDNDLELQHAAPAAVNSNIEVLQRQIGMLQRQLQEANQEIRKYEPDPQEFTSMEELEQCENHLLDTLKRVLERKDNLLANHIQAPYNPYDLCTTMQLPSYPLQNEEIGWLPGNNLNNSQFSFDDHSLVPIRDDDGQGLGWIHPFQIQKGDPSSSIDHQALVQGSCSDNNLQNIIKSHLLDPIEGNVSARPTDYTFTVPDLSTLSPSS, translated from the exons ATGGGTCGCGctttctacccaaaaaaagaaaaaatgggtCGAGCTAAGTTGCCAGTAAAGAGAATAGAGAACACCACGAACCGGCAGGTAACATTCTCGAAGCGCAGGAATGGGCTAATCAAGAAGGCGTACGAGCTCTCGGTCCTCTGTGACATTGATATCGCTCTCATCATGTTCTCCCCCTCTGGTCGTCTCAGCCACTTCTCCAGCAAAATAAG aaTCGAGGATACCTTCAGTCGTTATGTTAACCCAGACGACCGAGAAAGAAACag TGATTTCCAAAACAAAGAG TCTTTACTGAGGATCCTACACGAAAGTAGAACTGATAATGATCTTGAGCTCCAACACGCAGC GCCTGCTGCAGTTAATTCCAACATTGAG GTACTTCAGCGACAGATTGGGATGTTACAGCGACAACTTCAAGAAGCAAATCAAGAGATAAG AAAATACGAGCCGGACCCGCAGGAGTTCACGTCAATGGAGGAATTGGAGCAATGTGAGAACCATCTTCTTGACACCCTCAAGCGGGTGTTGGAGCGGAAG GATAATTTGTTAGCAAACCATATACAAGCTCCATACAATCCGTACGATTTATGTACCACTATGCAG CTGCCAAGTTATCCGTTgcaaaatgaagaaattgGATGGTTGCCTGGAAATAATCTAAACAATTCCCAGTTTTCATTCGATGATCATTCTCTAGTACCAATAAG GGATGATGATGGGCAGGGTTTAGGATGGATACATCCTTTCCAAATCCAAAAAGG GGATCCGTCTTCCTCAATTGATCATCAAGCATTAGTCCAAGGGTCGTGTTCGGATAACAACCTGCAAAACATTATCAAGTCTCACTTGTTGGATCCGATCGAAGGAAATGTTTCAGCTAGGCCAACAGACTACACATTCACCGTGCCTGATTTGAGTACCCTATCTCCGTCCTCTTAA
- the LOC116202888 gene encoding agamous-like MADS-box protein AGL104 isoform X2 yields MGRAFYPKKEKMGRAKLPVKRIENTTNRQVTFSKRRNGLIKKAYELSVLCDIDIALIMFSPSGRLSHFSSKIRIEDTFSRYVNPDDRERNSDFQNKESLLRILHESRTDNDLELQHAAPAAVNSNIEVLQRQIGMLQRQLQEANQEIRKYEPDPQEFTSMEELEQCENHLLDTLKRVLERKDNLLANHIQAPYNPYDLCTTMQLPSYPLQNEEIGWLPGNNLNNSQFSFDDHSLVPIRDPSSSIDHQALVQGSCSDNNLQNIIKSHLLDPIEGNVSARPTDYTFTVPDLSTLSPSS; encoded by the exons ATGGGTCGCGctttctacccaaaaaaagaaaaaatgggtCGAGCTAAGTTGCCAGTAAAGAGAATAGAGAACACCACGAACCGGCAGGTAACATTCTCGAAGCGCAGGAATGGGCTAATCAAGAAGGCGTACGAGCTCTCGGTCCTCTGTGACATTGATATCGCTCTCATCATGTTCTCCCCCTCTGGTCGTCTCAGCCACTTCTCCAGCAAAATAAG aaTCGAGGATACCTTCAGTCGTTATGTTAACCCAGACGACCGAGAAAGAAACag TGATTTCCAAAACAAAGAG TCTTTACTGAGGATCCTACACGAAAGTAGAACTGATAATGATCTTGAGCTCCAACACGCAGC GCCTGCTGCAGTTAATTCCAACATTGAG GTACTTCAGCGACAGATTGGGATGTTACAGCGACAACTTCAAGAAGCAAATCAAGAGATAAG AAAATACGAGCCGGACCCGCAGGAGTTCACGTCAATGGAGGAATTGGAGCAATGTGAGAACCATCTTCTTGACACCCTCAAGCGGGTGTTGGAGCGGAAG GATAATTTGTTAGCAAACCATATACAAGCTCCATACAATCCGTACGATTTATGTACCACTATGCAG CTGCCAAGTTATCCGTTgcaaaatgaagaaattgGATGGTTGCCTGGAAATAATCTAAACAATTCCCAGTTTTCATTCGATGATCATTCTCTAGTACCAATAAG GGATCCGTCTTCCTCAATTGATCATCAAGCATTAGTCCAAGGGTCGTGTTCGGATAACAACCTGCAAAACATTATCAAGTCTCACTTGTTGGATCCGATCGAAGGAAATGTTTCAGCTAGGCCAACAGACTACACATTCACCGTGCCTGATTTGAGTACCCTATCTCCGTCCTCTTAA
- the LOC116202887 gene encoding uncharacterized protein LOC116202887, with translation MDYGEEFWESSGNSAQDDLPFLSLSSTETPQINHFTGRMEHGSPSRRPQSHTEAIHPNPNLAQGSVSSGIINPPIYPPSTVEPIMSSQSMFQPADGQMMGMGTTMGGSVRMDQFQQGSLLYNSQNNPQQLRALAQPGPMSYAYPEAGSSALPRPTAPSMPLHVTGPRGFNQTPEAPMNTINFLDRDMPTLEHRPTERNKMPFMNSFGSANQGVTPNGSFLSPEIYDDRNQFSNSSIMQINTGNRDIATSNYYQLVSPNNNRLEEGVRAYGRLEVGDAHTWLDLGQAETTSQRQASLEAASSSRASWSTQNRRPIMNAVYDPIYEQMGLPIDPHLRLFLAKQARDQANKSENHRRM, from the exons ATGGATTACGGTGAAGAATTTTGGGAAAGCAGCGGAAACTCCGCACAGGATGATCTGCCGTTCCTCAGTCTGTCATCAACCGAGACTCCGCAAATCAACCACTTCACT GGACGTATGGAACATGGATCACCTTCAAGGAGGCCTCAATCTCACACAGAGGCAATTCACCCCAATCCCAACCTTGCTCAGGGAAGCGTCTCCTCCGGCATTATCAATCCGCCAATATATCCTCCATCGACT GTTGAGCCAATTATGTCATCACAAAGCATGTTTCAGCCTGCTGATGGTCAGATG ATGGGGATGGGAACTACAATGGGAGGATCTGTTAGAATGGACCAATTCCAACAAGGCTCTTTGCTCTACAATAGCCAAAATAATCCTCAGCAGCTTCGGGCTCTTGCTCAACCTGG GCCAATGAGTTATGCATATCCAGAAGCTGGAAGTTCTGCGCTGCCCCGGCCTACTGCACCTTCAAT GCCTTTGCACGTGACTGGGCCTCGTGGGTTCAATCAAACACCAGAAGCTCCAATGAATACGATCAATTTCTTGGACCGTGACATGCCAACACTAGAGCATAGGCCAACCGAAAG GAACAAGATGCCCTTCATGAACTCATTTGGGTCAGCGAATCAAGGTGTGACACCAAATGGCTCATTCCTAAGCCCTGAGATATACGATGATCGAAATCAATTTTCCAACTCAAGTATAATGCAA ATTAATACTGGGAATCGTGACATTGCAACAAGCAATTATTATCAGCTCGTTTCTCCAAATAATAACAGG CTCGAAGAAGGGGTCCGTGCTTATGGCCGACTCGAAGTGGGAGATGCTCACACTTGGCTGGATCTTGGACAGGCAGAGACAACTTCACAGCGTCAAGCATCACTGGAGGCCGCCTCATCTTCTCGTGCTTCATG GTCGACCCAGAACAGGAGGCCGATCATGAATGCTGTCTACGACCCGATTTATGAACAGATGGGCTTACCTATTGATCCTCATCTGAGGCTATTCCTTGCCAAGCAAGCCCGTG ATCAGGCCAACAAATCGGAAAATCACAGGAGGATGTGA